One part of the Cyclobacteriaceae bacterium genome encodes these proteins:
- a CDS encoding flavin monoamine oxidase family protein — MLDVIVIGGGFSGLAAAQALLKSHKSFMLLEARDRLGGRTHTQRLEDGSYVDLGGQWIGPTQDRMYALCKQHNVQWYETYNEGKNIIDLNQIIKTYTGLIPKMDVASLINIDLLLKKLDRLAKGISVEQPWKNKHAAAWDGLSLEVFVRKNCYTKNCYKVVRAGLETVYACELNEVSLLHALFYIRSGTNLNTLLSIKDGAQQHRIKGGMQELTDRIAESLMHSIRLNSAVKQIIQHDNSVTVIGEGFSYEARRAIVAIPPPLIKAIDFQPSLPLHKSQLLDKMSMGIVGKVLGIYEKPFWRDKGFSGQVVADELSPFQTFFDSSPVDGEYGVLLAFCIANRARDFFSKEETMRKQIALNSFARYFGKEASYPKHYIDHCWADEAWSRGCYAGIYPTGAWTNFQDELSKPFGRIHWAGTETSDIWYGYIEGAVRAGERAANEVVKLI; from the coding sequence ATGCTTGATGTAATCGTGATAGGCGGAGGTTTTTCCGGGCTGGCTGCGGCACAGGCTTTACTGAAGTCTCACAAATCATTTATGCTTTTGGAAGCACGCGACAGGTTGGGCGGAAGAACTCATACGCAAAGACTTGAGGATGGAAGCTATGTAGACCTTGGCGGGCAGTGGATTGGCCCCACACAAGACCGTATGTATGCACTTTGCAAACAACACAATGTTCAGTGGTACGAGACCTACAACGAAGGGAAAAATATTATTGATCTAAACCAGATCATTAAAACCTACACCGGCTTAATTCCAAAAATGGATGTTGCCTCACTAATCAATATTGATCTTTTGTTGAAGAAACTGGATCGTTTAGCAAAAGGCATTTCAGTGGAGCAACCGTGGAAGAACAAACACGCAGCAGCATGGGACGGCCTATCGCTTGAAGTATTTGTAAGGAAAAACTGCTACACAAAAAATTGTTATAAAGTTGTTCGGGCCGGTCTCGAAACGGTTTATGCCTGCGAGCTAAATGAAGTGTCATTGCTGCACGCATTGTTCTACATTCGCTCGGGCACCAATTTGAATACACTCTTAAGTATTAAAGATGGCGCACAGCAGCATCGTATTAAAGGTGGTATGCAGGAGTTGACCGATCGAATTGCTGAATCGTTGATGCATTCTATACGCTTGAATAGTGCAGTAAAGCAGATTATTCAACATGATAACTCGGTGACTGTCATAGGAGAAGGATTCTCCTATGAAGCCAGGCGGGCAATTGTAGCCATTCCCCCACCGCTTATCAAAGCAATTGATTTTCAACCATCGCTCCCATTACATAAATCTCAATTGCTGGATAAAATGTCGATGGGCATTGTTGGAAAGGTGTTAGGCATCTATGAAAAGCCATTCTGGCGCGATAAAGGTTTTAGCGGACAAGTAGTGGCCGATGAGCTAAGTCCATTTCAAACTTTTTTTGATTCCTCACCCGTTGACGGAGAATATGGAGTATTGCTGGCTTTCTGTATTGCCAACCGGGCACGTGATTTCTTTTCTAAAGAAGAAACAATGCGTAAGCAAATTGCCCTCAACTCCTTTGCGCGGTACTTCGGCAAGGAAGCTTCATACCCTAAGCACTATATCGATCATTGTTGGGCTGACGAGGCATGGAGCCGTGGATGCTATGCCGGCATTTATCCAACCGGGGCATGGACTAACTTTCAAGATGAATTATCCAAACCCTTTGGAAGGATACACTGGGCTGGCACCGAAACATCGGATATTTGGTATGGCTATATTGAAGGTGCTGTTCGGGCAGGCGAACGTGCAGCAAATGAAGTAGTTAAGCTAATTTGA
- a CDS encoding CDP-alcohol phosphatidyltransferase family protein — translation MNNTSFSSGPIRSLHYLLFRARRPMRLVNFITFFRILAFPIFIFLLVQGKYDYFKWLLVISFLTDALDGYLARKFNVTSILGSRLDSIGDDLTVLAAIIGLFFVHPQFLKDQGLIILFLFIIYLVQLVYALIRYRKMTSFHTLLAKVAAVFQGVFMCTMFFIEQPVYRLFYVAVALTAIEIIEEIIMIGILPTWRENVKGIYWAVKIIQDEQNK, via the coding sequence ATGAATAATACCAGCTTTTCTTCCGGACCGATTCGCTCTTTGCATTACTTGCTTTTCCGAGCAAGGCGCCCTATGCGCCTGGTAAATTTCATCACCTTTTTCAGGATATTGGCCTTCCCCATTTTTATCTTTTTGCTTGTCCAGGGTAAATACGATTACTTTAAGTGGTTGCTGGTAATCAGCTTCTTAACTGATGCACTGGATGGATACCTTGCACGGAAATTCAACGTGACCAGTATTCTTGGTTCACGTCTTGATTCCATTGGCGATGACTTAACCGTATTGGCAGCAATAATCGGGCTGTTCTTTGTGCACCCTCAATTCCTAAAAGATCAGGGGCTAATTATTCTCTTTCTTTTTATCATTTACCTGGTACAACTGGTGTATGCATTAATCCGTTACCGCAAAATGACCAGCTTTCATACATTACTGGCTAAGGTTGCTGCCGTTTTTCAAGGCGTTTTTATGTGTACTATGTTTTTTATAGAACAACCCGTTTATAGGTTATTCTACGTTGCTGTTGCATTAACCGCCATCGAAATCATTGAAGAGATTATCATGATCGGCATATTGCCCACCTGGCGCGAAAATGTAAAGGGAATTTACTGGGCAGTGAAGATTATTCAAGATGAACAAAATAAATAA